The genomic stretch CGTGATGCGCTCTCAAATCGGCTTGGAAAAGGCAAAATTGCAATTGGAGCAGGACAAGTTGGATCTTGAAAATACTATCCAGCAAGCCTACGTAAACGTAAATACGTTTGAAAAGGCTTATGCAGCTGCGGAAAAAACGCTGGAAGCAAGGACTTTGGCCTATGAGTATGCCAAGGAACGCTACGATGTCGGGTTGATGAACGCTTTCGATTTTAGTCAGGCGCAAGCCAGAGTGGAGAATGCACAGGCCGATGTGATCCGTACCAAATACGATTATATCTTCCGATTGAAAATATTGGAGTTCTACTTTGGTATACCCATTTCATTAAACTAGTATCTTTGTGGCCGCTATGGCCACAATACTACATTTAGAAACAGCTACGACCAATTGCTCCGTGAGCATTGCAAAGGACGGCGAGATGCTTGTCCTAAAAGAGAACAACGCAGCGAACTATTCGCATTCGGAACAACTGCACATATTTATAAAAGAAGCCTTGGAAGAGGCTTCTTTGTTGTTTTCGGACCTCGATGCCGTTGCCATCAGCAAAGGGCCTGGTTCGTATACAGGGCTCCGTATTGGGGTGTCTTCCGCTAAAGGGTTGTGCTTTTCACTGGACATTCCGTTGGTTTCCGTGCCCACTTTGCAGAGTATGGCCCATCAAACGGATGTAAAACCCGGGGAATTGGTTATCCCTGTTTTGGATGCCAGACGTATGGAGGTGTATTCCTGTGTTTACGATGCCGTATACAACGAAGTCCGTGAAACTCGAGCAGAAATCATCGATGAGGACTCTTTTGCGGATTATGTGTCGGATGATAAGGTTTACATCATTGGAAGCGGTGCAGAAAAATGTAGGGGTGCCCTAGAACACCCCAACTTTATTTTTGATGAATCTGTGGTTCCTTCAGCGAAGGATATGGTTCCCATTGCTTTTGAAAAGTACAAGTCCAACGAATTTGAAGATGTGGCCTATTTTGAACCGTATTATCTCAAGGACTTTGTGCTTCAGCAAAAAAAGAAGAAAAACTAGTCTTCCAGTGCCTTGTGCATAACCCTTTGTGGAAAGGGAATCTCTATTCCGGCGGCATCAAACCTTAATTTGGTCTGTTCGATTACGTAA from Flagellimonas oceani encodes the following:
- the tsaB gene encoding tRNA (adenosine(37)-N6)-threonylcarbamoyltransferase complex dimerization subunit type 1 TsaB, with translation MATILHLETATTNCSVSIAKDGEMLVLKENNAANYSHSEQLHIFIKEALEEASLLFSDLDAVAISKGPGSYTGLRIGVSSAKGLCFSLDIPLVSVPTLQSMAHQTDVKPGELVIPVLDARRMEVYSCVYDAVYNEVRETRAEIIDEDSFADYVSDDKVYIIGSGAEKCRGALEHPNFIFDESVVPSAKDMVPIAFEKYKSNEFEDVAYFEPYYLKDFVLQQKKKKN